The Agromyces sp. LHK192 genome includes a window with the following:
- the holA gene encoding DNA polymerase III subunit delta produces MGARVAQRTASGRGASSAKSRVAIPQIAWNQVRPAPVVLVSGGEDVLADRAISMLRDYLRTEDPSLEVSDLEADGYRRGELLTLASPSLFGEPRLIRVTAVEKASDDFLLDALEYLESTAESTTVVLRHRGGMRGKKLLDAIRAGGGDAVEVVCAELKKDAEKQDFVVAEFRAAGRRIAPAALRALVAAFSDDLGELSAACRQLMADAPGDIDEKTVAKYYGGRVETTAFTVADAAIAGRHGEALVALRQALDSGADPVPIVGAFAVKIRTMAKVHGARGASGQLAGSLGLAPWQVDRARRDLVGWEDAGLARVIEALAATDAAVKGAERDPVFALERLVGIIADRGR; encoded by the coding sequence ATGGGAGCACGGGTGGCGCAACGCACGGCCTCTGGCAGGGGTGCGAGCTCTGCGAAGTCGCGAGTCGCGATCCCGCAGATCGCATGGAATCAGGTCCGTCCGGCCCCGGTCGTGCTCGTCTCCGGGGGAGAGGATGTGCTCGCCGATCGCGCGATCTCGATGCTGCGCGACTATCTGCGCACGGAGGACCCGTCGCTCGAGGTCAGCGACCTCGAGGCCGACGGGTACCGGCGCGGCGAGCTCCTGACCCTCGCCAGCCCATCCCTGTTCGGCGAGCCGCGGCTCATCCGTGTCACCGCGGTCGAGAAGGCCAGCGACGATTTCCTCCTCGACGCCCTCGAGTACCTCGAGTCCACGGCCGAGTCGACGACGGTCGTCCTGCGGCACCGCGGCGGAATGCGGGGCAAGAAGCTGCTCGACGCGATCCGCGCCGGCGGCGGCGACGCCGTCGAGGTGGTCTGCGCGGAGCTCAAGAAGGACGCCGAGAAGCAGGACTTCGTCGTCGCCGAGTTCCGTGCCGCCGGTCGGAGGATCGCCCCGGCCGCACTTCGCGCCCTCGTCGCGGCGTTCAGCGATGACCTCGGCGAGCTCTCGGCGGCGTGCCGCCAGCTCATGGCCGACGCCCCGGGTGACATCGATGAGAAGACCGTCGCGAAGTACTACGGCGGCCGCGTCGAGACGACGGCGTTCACGGTCGCCGATGCGGCGATCGCCGGTCGCCACGGCGAGGCGCTCGTCGCGCTGCGTCAGGCCCTCGACTCCGGCGCCGACCCCGTGCCGATCGTCGGCGCCTTCGCCGTGAAGATCCGCACGATGGCGAAGGTGCACGGCGCGCGTGGAGCGTCCGGCCAGCTGGCCGGCAGCCTCGGCCTCGCTCCATGGCAGGTCGACCGGGCCCGTCGCGACCTGGTCGGCTGGGAGGATGCCGGGCTCGCGCGCGTCATCGAGGCGCTCGCGGCGACCGACGCCGCGGTCAAGGGCGCAGAGCGGGACCCGGTGTTCGCGCTCGAGCGGCTCGTCGGGATCATCGCCGACCGCGGACGCTGA
- the leuS gene encoding leucine--tRNA ligase yields the protein MATEQDTTTPENAEQAQRAGAYDFAALQDKWLPRWEELDLFRAGREGDRRPRKYVLDMFPYPSGDLHMGHAEAFGFGDISARYWRHQGFDVLHPIGWDSFGLPAENAAIKRGADPRAWTYDNIAQQKRSFRRYAPSFDWSRELHTSDPEYYKWNQWLFLKMYEQGIAYRKDGMVNWCPVDQTVLANEQVVDGHCERCGAVVTKKPLTQWYFRVTDYADRLLDDLNQLEGAWPAKVVSMQRNWIGRSSGADVAFEIEGRDEPITVFTTRPDTLYGATFMVVAPDAALAAELAAGASAEVQARFADYVDSVRAESDIDRLSTDRPKTSVFLERYAVNPLNGERLPIWAADYVLADYGHGAIMAVPAHDQRDLDFARAFDLPVRVVVDVNQPVTGVIPVIPLDEHGVPMLPEDLPPLDPASTGVALTGEGRLINSGPLDGLSKSNAIRRAVEILEERRLGGPAKNYRLRDWLISRQRYWGTPIPIIHCPTCGEVPVPESDLPVRLPDSAGLDLKPKGKSPLGAATDWVNVSCPSCGGPAERDTDTMDTFVDSSWYYLRYLDANDDTRAFDPAQAEKWAPVDQYVGGVEHAILHLLYSRFVTKVLFDLGYLGFTEPFTSLLNQGMVLMDGSKMSKSKGNLVEFATELDAHGTDALRVTLAFAGPPEDDIDWADLSPVGSAKFLARAWRIAGEVTSSPDVEWKSGDPALRRVTHRLLADAPGLAESYKFNVIVARLMELVNATRKTIDQGPGPGDAAVREAAEVTAMILDLFAPYTAEDMWERLGYEPSVALVPWRKADRALLVEEQVTAVVQVDGKVRDRLEVSAKVSADELEQLARASAAVQRSVGDREIVNVIVRAPKIVSIATRG from the coding sequence GTGGCCACCGAGCAGGACACCACCACGCCCGAGAACGCCGAGCAGGCCCAGCGCGCCGGCGCCTACGACTTCGCTGCGCTGCAGGACAAGTGGCTTCCGCGGTGGGAGGAACTCGACCTGTTCCGGGCGGGCCGTGAGGGCGATCGCCGCCCGCGCAAGTACGTGCTCGACATGTTCCCGTACCCGTCGGGCGACCTGCACATGGGCCACGCCGAGGCGTTCGGCTTCGGCGATATCTCGGCTCGGTACTGGCGGCACCAGGGCTTCGACGTGCTGCACCCCATCGGGTGGGACTCGTTCGGCCTCCCGGCCGAGAACGCCGCCATCAAGCGCGGTGCCGACCCGCGTGCCTGGACCTACGACAACATCGCCCAGCAGAAACGCTCGTTCCGCCGGTACGCACCGTCGTTCGACTGGTCGCGGGAGCTGCACACGAGCGACCCCGAGTACTACAAGTGGAACCAGTGGCTGTTCCTGAAGATGTACGAGCAGGGCATCGCCTACCGCAAGGACGGCATGGTCAACTGGTGCCCCGTCGACCAGACGGTGCTCGCGAACGAGCAGGTCGTCGACGGGCACTGCGAGCGCTGCGGGGCCGTCGTCACCAAGAAGCCGCTGACCCAGTGGTACTTCCGGGTGACCGACTACGCCGACCGCCTGCTCGACGACCTGAACCAGCTCGAGGGCGCCTGGCCCGCCAAGGTCGTCTCGATGCAGCGCAACTGGATCGGTCGCTCGAGCGGCGCCGACGTCGCGTTCGAGATCGAGGGCCGTGACGAGCCCATCACGGTGTTCACGACGCGGCCCGACACCTTGTACGGCGCGACCTTCATGGTCGTCGCCCCGGATGCGGCGCTGGCCGCGGAACTCGCCGCCGGGGCCTCCGCCGAGGTGCAGGCGCGCTTCGCCGACTACGTCGACTCGGTGCGCGCCGAGAGCGACATCGACCGGCTGTCGACCGACCGGCCGAAGACCAGCGTCTTCCTGGAGCGCTACGCCGTCAACCCGCTGAACGGCGAGCGACTGCCGATCTGGGCCGCGGACTACGTGCTGGCCGACTACGGACACGGCGCCATCATGGCGGTGCCGGCGCACGACCAGCGCGACCTCGACTTCGCACGCGCCTTCGACCTGCCCGTGCGCGTCGTCGTCGACGTCAACCAGCCCGTGACGGGGGTCATCCCGGTCATCCCTCTCGACGAGCACGGCGTGCCGATGCTGCCCGAGGACCTGCCGCCGCTCGACCCCGCCTCGACCGGCGTCGCGCTGACCGGCGAGGGCCGGCTCATCAACTCGGGCCCGCTCGACGGGCTCAGCAAGTCGAACGCGATCCGCCGCGCGGTCGAGATCCTCGAGGAGCGCCGACTCGGCGGTCCGGCGAAGAACTACCGCCTGCGCGACTGGCTGATCTCCCGCCAGCGGTACTGGGGCACGCCGATCCCGATCATCCACTGCCCGACGTGCGGCGAGGTGCCGGTGCCCGAGTCCGACCTTCCGGTGCGCCTGCCCGACTCGGCGGGGCTCGACCTGAAGCCGAAGGGCAAGAGCCCGCTGGGCGCCGCGACCGACTGGGTGAACGTCTCGTGCCCGTCGTGCGGCGGTCCCGCCGAGCGCGACACCGACACGATGGACACGTTCGTCGACAGCTCGTGGTACTACCTGCGCTACCTCGACGCGAATGACGACACCCGTGCGTTCGACCCGGCCCAGGCCGAGAAGTGGGCGCCCGTCGACCAGTACGTCGGCGGTGTCGAGCACGCGATCCTGCACCTGCTGTACTCGCGATTCGTGACGAAGGTGCTGTTCGACCTCGGGTACCTCGGCTTCACCGAGCCGTTCACGTCGCTGCTGAACCAGGGCATGGTGCTCATGGACGGCTCGAAGATGTCGAAGTCGAAGGGCAACCTGGTCGAGTTCGCGACCGAGCTCGACGCACACGGCACCGACGCGCTGCGCGTCACGCTGGCGTTCGCCGGCCCGCCGGAGGACGACATCGACTGGGCCGACCTCTCGCCGGTCGGTTCGGCGAAGTTCCTGGCCCGCGCCTGGCGCATCGCCGGAGAGGTGACCTCGAGCCCCGACGTCGAGTGGAAGTCGGGCGACCCGGCGCTGCGCCGGGTCACGCACCGACTGCTGGCGGATGCCCCGGGCCTCGCGGAGTCCTACAAGTTCAACGTCATCGTGGCCCGCCTGATGGAACTGGTGAACGCGACCCGCAAGACGATCGACCAGGGCCCCGGCCCGGGCGATGCCGCGGTGCGCGAGGCGGCCGAGGTCACCGCGATGATCCTCGACCTGTTCGCCCCCTACACGGCGGAGGACATGTGGGAGCGACTGGGGTACGAGCCGTCCGTCGCGCTCGTGCCGTGGCGCAAGGCCGACCGGGCGCTCCTCGTCGAGGAGCAGGTGACCGCGGTCGTGCAGGTCGACGGCAAGGTGCGCGACCGCCTCGAGGTCTCGGCGAAGGTCTCCGCCGACGAGCTGGAGCAGCTCGCTCGCGCATCCGCCGCCGTGCAGCGCTCGGTGGGCGACCGTGAGATCGTCAACGTGATCGTGCGGGCGCCGAAGATCGTGAGCATCGCGACGCGCGGCTGA
- the lepA gene encoding translation elongation factor 4, translating into MSPRAASPLVPAATDPSMIRNFCIIAHIDHGKSTLADRMLQITGIVSDRDMRAQYLDRMDIERERGITIKSQAVRMPWSLQAADGGLRTYALNMIDTPGHVDFSYEVSRSLAACEGAILLVDAAQGIEAQTLANLYLALENDLEIIPVLNKIDLPAAEPEKYARELADLIGGSPDDVLKVSGKTGLGVEDLLDRVVERIPAPVGDPDAAARAMIFDSVYDPYRGVVTYVRMVDGKLNPRERIQMMSTKATHEILEIGVSSPEPTPSKGLAVGEVGYLITGVKDVRQSKVGDTVTTATKPAVEALAGYTEPLPMVFSGLYPLDGSDYPELREALDKLKLSDAALVYEPETSVALGFGFRAGFLGLLHLEIVTERLRREFGLDIIATAPSVVYEVMTEDKKTVTVTNPSEFPTGGKIAEVREPIVKAAILAPKDYVGTIMELCQSRRGTLMGMDYLGEDRVEIRYTIPLGEIVFDFFDNLKSKTAGYASLDYEPAGDQAADLVKVDILLQGEQVDAFSAIVHREKAYVYGTMMAERLRKLIPRQQFEVPIQAAIGARIIARENIRAMRKDVLAKCYGGDITRKRKLLEKQKEGKKRMKMVGRVEVPQEAFIAALSGDTETKKDAKK; encoded by the coding sequence ATGTCTCCGAGAGCCGCTTCCCCGCTGGTGCCCGCCGCCACCGATCCCTCGATGATCCGCAACTTCTGCATCATCGCGCACATCGACCACGGCAAGTCCACCCTCGCCGACCGCATGCTGCAGATCACCGGCATCGTCAGCGATCGCGACATGCGCGCGCAGTACCTGGACCGCATGGACATCGAGCGCGAGCGCGGCATCACGATCAAGAGCCAGGCCGTGCGCATGCCATGGTCGCTGCAGGCTGCCGACGGGGGCCTTCGCACCTACGCGCTGAACATGATCGACACCCCGGGGCACGTCGACTTCAGCTACGAGGTCTCCCGGTCGCTCGCGGCGTGCGAGGGGGCGATCCTGCTGGTCGACGCGGCGCAGGGCATCGAGGCGCAGACGCTCGCGAACCTCTACCTGGCGCTCGAGAACGACCTCGAGATCATCCCGGTGCTGAACAAGATCGACCTTCCGGCGGCCGAGCCGGAGAAGTACGCGCGCGAGCTCGCCGACCTGATCGGCGGTTCGCCCGACGACGTGCTCAAGGTGTCGGGCAAGACGGGCCTCGGCGTGGAGGACCTCCTCGACCGGGTCGTCGAGCGCATCCCGGCCCCGGTGGGCGACCCGGATGCCGCGGCGCGCGCGATGATCTTCGACTCGGTGTACGACCCCTATCGCGGGGTGGTCACCTACGTCCGGATGGTCGACGGCAAGCTGAACCCGCGCGAGCGCATCCAGATGATGTCGACGAAGGCGACGCACGAGATCCTCGAGATCGGCGTGAGCTCGCCCGAGCCGACGCCGTCGAAGGGGCTCGCGGTCGGCGAGGTCGGATACCTCATCACCGGGGTGAAGGACGTGCGCCAGTCGAAGGTCGGCGACACCGTCACCACGGCGACCAAGCCGGCGGTCGAGGCGCTCGCGGGCTACACCGAGCCGCTGCCGATGGTGTTCTCGGGCCTCTACCCCCTCGACGGCAGCGACTACCCCGAACTGCGCGAGGCGCTCGACAAGCTGAAGCTGTCGGATGCCGCGCTGGTCTACGAGCCCGAGACGTCGGTCGCGCTCGGCTTCGGGTTCCGCGCCGGCTTCCTCGGCCTCCTGCACCTCGAGATCGTGACCGAGCGCCTGCGTCGCGAATTCGGCCTCGACATCATCGCGACGGCTCCGAGCGTCGTCTACGAGGTCATGACCGAGGACAAGAAGACCGTCACCGTCACGAACCCGAGCGAGTTCCCGACCGGCGGCAAGATCGCCGAGGTGCGCGAGCCGATCGTGAAGGCGGCGATCCTCGCCCCCAAGGACTACGTCGGCACCATCATGGAGCTCTGCCAGTCCCGGCGGGGAACGCTCATGGGCATGGACTACCTCGGCGAGGACCGCGTCGAGATCCGCTACACCATCCCGCTCGGCGAGATCGTCTTCGACTTCTTCGACAACCTGAAGTCGAAGACCGCCGGGTACGCGTCGCTCGACTACGAGCCGGCCGGCGACCAGGCCGCCGACCTCGTGAAGGTCGACATCCTGCTGCAGGGCGAGCAGGTCGACGCGTTCAGCGCGATCGTGCACCGCGAGAAGGCGTACGTGTACGGCACGATGATGGCGGAGCGGCTCCGCAAGCTCATTCCCCGCCAGCAGTTCGAGGTGCCGATCCAGGCCGCGATCGGCGCGCGGATCATCGCCCGCGAGAACATCCGGGCCATGCGCAAGGACGTCCTCGCGAAGTGCTACGGCGGTGACATCACCCGCAAGCGCAAGCTCCTCGAGAAGCAGAAGGAGGGCAAGAAGCGCATGAAGATGGTCGGCCGCGTCGAGGTGCCCCAGGAGGCGTTCATCGCCGCGCTCTCAGGTGACACCGAGACGAAGAAGGACGCCAAGAAGTAG
- a CDS encoding DUF1990 family protein: MSRRSTFTDQSVTYGGIGATLDPDFLRYPPAGFRPAEDSVKLGSGADRFERAAEELMTWGIQRGSGFDVVEVTAGTGAQYTGISFDETGAPLAEQPSPQTEQRFAADGTAFITAGVTATLKPRGRLAGRPVPVLVVYVIDEPKRVGFAYGTSGRAREHGEESFILEHRDDDGVWLTVRSVLQPAGGIGRVLAPFRGRRRREAVRRQLRALHPAFPG; encoded by the coding sequence ATGTCTCGCCGCAGCACCTTCACCGACCAGTCCGTCACCTACGGGGGGATCGGCGCGACGCTCGACCCTGATTTCCTGCGTTACCCGCCGGCCGGCTTCCGCCCCGCGGAGGACTCGGTGAAGCTCGGTTCGGGCGCGGATCGGTTCGAGCGAGCGGCCGAGGAGCTCATGACCTGGGGCATCCAGCGCGGCTCCGGATTCGACGTCGTCGAGGTCACGGCGGGCACGGGTGCGCAGTACACGGGGATCTCGTTCGACGAGACCGGTGCGCCGCTCGCCGAGCAGCCGTCGCCGCAGACCGAGCAGCGGTTCGCCGCCGACGGCACGGCGTTCATCACGGCCGGAGTGACGGCGACGCTGAAGCCGCGGGGCCGGCTCGCGGGTCGGCCGGTGCCCGTGCTCGTCGTCTACGTGATCGACGAGCCGAAGCGGGTCGGGTTCGCCTACGGCACGTCGGGTCGCGCGCGGGAGCACGGCGAGGAATCGTTCATCCTCGAGCACCGCGACGACGACGGCGTCTGGCTGACCGTGCGGTCGGTCCTGCAACCCGCGGGTGGAATCGGGCGCGTCCTCGCGCCGTTCCGCGGCCGACGCCGGCGAGAGGCGGTTCGGCGCCAGCTTCGAGCGCTGCACCCCGCCTTCCCGGGCTGA
- a CDS encoding alpha/beta fold hydrolase — MARAQVVLVHGIRTSATMWRNQLAPLARHDLDVVAVDLPAHGSRMGEEFSLEAADSAIGDALDAARPGVPRLLVGLSLGGYLSIDFAGRHPDRLDGLVAASCGTRPRGLPLAGYLRLAAAIGRMPDRGRALNDRMARLALSESAVQDVAAGGVALDVMVPALTAVGGLDPEASLARIQCPVWLVNGRYDHFRIEERRMLRAARDARLVVIPGATHLVSLVRPEEFTAVVLGAVAEVERRSAVRRRAVIGA, encoded by the coding sequence ATGGCCAGGGCGCAGGTCGTGCTCGTGCACGGCATCAGGACCTCCGCCACGATGTGGCGCAATCAGCTCGCACCGCTGGCCCGGCACGACCTCGACGTCGTCGCGGTCGACCTGCCGGCGCACGGCAGCCGCATGGGTGAGGAGTTCTCGCTCGAAGCCGCCGATTCGGCCATCGGCGACGCGCTCGACGCCGCACGACCCGGGGTTCCCCGGCTGCTCGTCGGCCTCAGCCTCGGCGGCTACCTGTCGATCGACTTCGCGGGCCGGCACCCCGACCGGCTCGACGGGCTCGTCGCCGCCTCCTGCGGAACCCGGCCTCGCGGGCTCCCCCTCGCCGGATACCTGCGGCTCGCCGCGGCGATCGGCCGGATGCCCGACCGCGGGCGCGCGCTCAACGACCGCATGGCCCGCCTGGCGCTCTCCGAGTCCGCCGTCCAGGACGTCGCGGCGGGCGGCGTTGCGCTCGACGTCATGGTGCCCGCGCTCACCGCCGTCGGCGGGCTCGACCCGGAGGCATCCCTCGCCCGCATCCAGTGCCCGGTCTGGCTCGTCAACGGCCGGTACGACCACTTCCGGATCGAGGAACGACGGATGCTCCGCGCGGCGCGCGATGCGCGCCTCGTCGTGATCCCCGGCGCCACCCACCTCGTCAGCCTCGTCCGCCCGGAGGAGTTCACCGCGGTCGTGCTCGGCGCCGTCGCGGAGGTCGAGCGTCGCTCCGCGGTGCGGCGACGCGCCGTCATTGGTGCCTGA
- the rpsT gene encoding 30S ribosomal protein S20, which produces MANIKSQIKRNKTNLKAQERNKAVKSELKTVVRAAREAISGGDKDKATAAVRVANRKLDKAASKGVIHKNQAANRKSAIAKQAAAL; this is translated from the coding sequence GTGGCAAACATCAAGTCGCAGATCAAGCGCAACAAGACCAACCTGAAGGCGCAGGAGCGCAACAAGGCTGTCAAGAGCGAGCTCAAGACCGTCGTCCGCGCCGCGCGCGAGGCGATCTCCGGCGGCGACAAGGACAAGGCGACCGCCGCCGTCCGCGTCGCGAACCGCAAGCTCGACAAGGCCGCCTCGAAGGGCGTCATCCACAAGAACCAGGCCGCGAACCGCAAGTCGGCGATCGCGAAGCAGGCTGCCGCGCTGTAA
- a CDS encoding helix-hairpin-helix domain-containing protein: MPEPRTVREPVDGGFPPDTSDGLALLDPSARRAPRRARIAVGAAVVCFVAAVAVAAVLSAASAGGGVQETIGLDSAHGSGPDASAGDGAGGSGGRSGGAGGGEAGVQPNLLVHVLGAVVEPGLVELAPGARVVDAVSAAGGFTPEADPAGVNLARPVGDGEQLVVPKAGEVLPGAGGSGEAGSGAGSSAAAPADGLVHLNSAGLAELDTLPRIGPAMAQRILDWREANGGFTSVEQLREVAGIGDATFSGLVDLVAL, encoded by the coding sequence ATGCCCGAGCCACGAACCGTTCGCGAGCCGGTCGACGGTGGGTTCCCGCCCGACACGAGTGACGGCCTCGCGCTGCTCGATCCGTCGGCGCGTCGTGCGCCACGGCGCGCGCGGATCGCTGTCGGTGCCGCCGTCGTCTGCTTCGTCGCCGCGGTCGCGGTCGCGGCGGTCCTGTCCGCCGCTTCGGCCGGTGGGGGAGTCCAGGAGACCATCGGGCTCGATTCCGCGCACGGATCGGGGCCGGATGCCTCCGCGGGCGACGGCGCGGGTGGATCGGGCGGGCGATCCGGCGGTGCCGGCGGCGGGGAGGCGGGCGTCCAGCCGAACCTGCTCGTGCACGTGCTGGGTGCGGTCGTCGAACCGGGTCTCGTCGAACTGGCCCCGGGCGCCCGGGTGGTCGACGCGGTGTCGGCCGCGGGCGGGTTCACCCCGGAGGCGGATCCCGCGGGCGTGAACCTCGCGCGCCCCGTCGGCGACGGCGAGCAGCTCGTCGTGCCGAAGGCGGGGGAGGTTCTGCCCGGTGCCGGCGGCTCGGGTGAGGCCGGCTCGGGTGCGGGCAGTTCGGCTGCAGCGCCGGCCGACGGGCTCGTGCACCTCAACTCCGCCGGGCTCGCGGAGCTCGACACCCTGCCGCGCATCGGCCCGGCGATGGCCCAGCGCATCCTCGACTGGCGCGAGGCGAACGGCGGGTTCACGAGCGTCGAGCAGCTCCGCGAGGTCGCCGGGATCGGCGACGCCACCTTCTCGGGCCTCGTCGACCTCGTCGCGCTGTGA
- the hemW gene encoding radical SAM family heme chaperone HemW, translated as MAGALPLGDPAPADGMLPSTAAAGAAARAFGVYVHVPFCRVRCGYCDFNTYTADELRGVRRSEYAGQAIDEIRMSRRVLEASGVPAREASTVFFGGGTPTLLPVHDLVAMLAAIREEHGLAANAEVTTEANPDSVDRDDLARLAEGGFTRVSFGMQSAVPHVLATLDRTHDPDRVPHVVEWARETGLDVSLDLIYGTPGESLDDWRLSVEQVLACRPDHVSAYALIVEDGTKLARQIRRGEVAEPSDDLEADMYELADDAFAAAGYDWYEVSNWASDDRHRSRHNLGYWRGDDWWGVGPGAHSHVGGVRWWNAKHPAAYADRLAAGDSPAVGRETLDEATRETERVLLLSRIREGIAVDSLHAGGRHAVAALMADGLVEARTALAGRLVLTRRGRLLADAVVRRLLEPGDLEG; from the coding sequence GTGGCCGGCGCTCTCCCGCTCGGCGATCCCGCGCCGGCCGACGGGATGCTTCCGTCGACCGCGGCGGCCGGCGCGGCCGCGCGTGCGTTCGGAGTGTACGTGCACGTGCCGTTCTGCCGGGTCCGCTGCGGCTACTGCGACTTCAACACGTACACCGCCGACGAGTTGCGGGGGGTGCGCAGGTCGGAATACGCCGGTCAGGCGATCGACGAGATCCGGATGTCACGGCGAGTGCTCGAGGCGTCGGGCGTGCCCGCGCGCGAGGCATCCACCGTCTTCTTCGGCGGCGGCACGCCGACGCTGCTCCCGGTGCACGACCTGGTCGCGATGCTCGCCGCGATCCGCGAGGAGCACGGACTCGCCGCGAACGCCGAGGTGACGACGGAGGCGAATCCCGACTCGGTCGATCGCGACGACCTCGCCCGACTCGCCGAGGGCGGGTTCACGCGGGTCTCGTTCGGCATGCAGTCGGCCGTGCCGCACGTGCTCGCGACGCTCGACCGGACGCACGATCCGGATCGGGTGCCGCACGTCGTCGAGTGGGCGCGTGAGACCGGCCTCGACGTGAGTCTCGACCTCATCTACGGCACGCCGGGCGAGTCGCTCGACGACTGGCGGCTCAGCGTGGAGCAGGTGCTCGCGTGCCGTCCAGATCACGTGAGCGCCTACGCGCTGATCGTCGAGGACGGGACGAAGCTCGCCAGGCAGATCCGCCGCGGCGAGGTCGCCGAGCCGAGCGACGACCTCGAGGCCGACATGTACGAGCTCGCCGACGACGCGTTCGCGGCCGCCGGCTACGACTGGTACGAGGTGAGCAACTGGGCTTCGGATGACCGGCACCGTTCGCGCCACAACCTCGGGTACTGGCGCGGTGACGACTGGTGGGGCGTGGGCCCCGGTGCGCACAGCCACGTCGGCGGGGTGCGATGGTGGAATGCGAAGCATCCGGCGGCGTACGCGGACCGTCTCGCCGCGGGCGACTCGCCGGCCGTCGGGCGGGAGACGCTCGACGAGGCCACCCGCGAGACCGAGCGGGTGCTGCTGCTCTCGCGCATCCGCGAGGGCATCGCGGTCGATTCGCTGCACGCGGGCGGTCGCCACGCGGTGGCCGCGCTCATGGCCGACGGCCTCGTGGAAGCGCGAACCGCCCTCGCCGGGAGGCTGGTGCTCACCCGGCGAGGGCGGTTGCTGGCCGATGCGGTCGTGCGCAGGCTGCTGGAGCCAGGAGACCTCGAGGGGTGA
- the pabB gene encoding aminodeoxychorismate synthase component I has translation MPRTVRVRELARWVDPERVFLELTAGRSTAAWLDGGIDAVSGRSVIAVVDESSPELVVHNAEDPRTVLDDLAARLAALRAVIDDGDEARDGIGAGTRDGHGGASDAERTALGWIGWFGYEFGARALGLPVAAASTPDAAFVFVERVVVFDHAARRVRLEWLDLGASGSASGAEWADVTAERIERLADVASTVPSHRGRAPDPATPAPTVDWRHDDVEYARMIAECRAAIVRGDAYQLCLTNRVDVDVRPDPVEAYLRLRRSSPSHHGGFLRFGDVALLSASPEQFLFVERDGTVSTRPMKGTRRRDADAEIDRMLRAELAASDKERAENLMIVDLMRNDLTRIAAPGSVHVPVLLETEEYAHVHQLVSTVSARLRPPLTAVDAVAAAFPAGSMTGAPKESAMRILYTLERGPRGVYSGAFGTLAVDGSADLAMVIRSIVLTADGASIGTGGGITALSEPEAEIEETRIKARALLEVLLGSDSTG, from the coding sequence ATGCCCCGAACCGTCCGCGTCCGCGAACTCGCGCGCTGGGTCGACCCCGAGCGCGTGTTCCTCGAGCTGACGGCCGGCCGGTCGACGGCGGCGTGGCTCGACGGCGGCATCGACGCCGTCTCGGGGCGCAGCGTCATCGCGGTCGTCGACGAGTCGAGCCCGGAGCTCGTCGTGCACAACGCGGAGGATCCCCGGACGGTGCTCGACGACCTCGCCGCACGGCTCGCCGCGCTCCGAGCCGTGATCGACGACGGAGACGAGGCGCGGGACGGGATCGGCGCCGGCACACGGGACGGGCACGGGGGAGCGTCCGATGCGGAGCGCACCGCACTCGGGTGGATCGGCTGGTTCGGGTACGAGTTCGGCGCACGCGCCCTCGGACTTCCGGTCGCCGCGGCCTCGACCCCCGACGCCGCGTTCGTATTCGTCGAGCGCGTCGTCGTGTTCGACCACGCCGCCCGCCGGGTTCGGCTCGAATGGCTCGACCTCGGGGCATCCGGTTCGGCGTCGGGGGCCGAGTGGGCCGACGTGACGGCCGAGCGCATCGAACGGCTCGCCGACGTCGCGTCGACCGTGCCCTCCCACCGCGGCCGCGCGCCGGATCCGGCGACCCCTGCTCCCACGGTCGACTGGCGGCACGACGACGTCGAGTACGCGCGCATGATCGCCGAGTGCCGGGCCGCGATCGTGCGCGGAGACGCGTACCAGCTCTGCCTGACCAACCGGGTCGACGTCGACGTGCGCCCGGACCCCGTCGAGGCGTACCTCCGGTTGCGCCGATCGAGCCCGAGCCACCACGGTGGATTCCTCCGGTTCGGCGACGTCGCGCTGCTGTCGGCGTCGCCCGAGCAGTTCCTGTTCGTCGAGCGCGACGGCACCGTGTCGACCCGACCGATGAAGGGCACACGGCGTCGCGACGCGGACGCCGAGATCGATCGGATGCTGCGGGCCGAGCTCGCGGCCAGCGACAAGGAGCGCGCCGAGAACCTGATGATCGTCGACCTCATGCGCAACGACCTCACGCGCATCGCGGCGCCGGGCAGCGTGCACGTGCCGGTGCTCCTCGAGACCGAGGAGTACGCGCACGTGCACCAGCTCGTCTCGACGGTCAGCGCGCGCCTGCGGCCTCCGCTCACCGCCGTGGACGCAGTGGCCGCGGCATTCCCGGCCGGGTCGATGACCGGCGCGCCGAAGGAGAGCGCCATGCGGATCCTGTACACGCTCGAGCGCGGTCCGCGCGGCGTCTACTCGGGCGCCTTCGGGACGCTCGCGGTCGACGGCAGCGCCGACCTCGCGATGGTGATCCGGTCGATCGTGCTCACCGCCGACGGCGCGTCGATCGGCACGGGCGGCGGCATCACGGCGCTCTCCGAGCCCGAAGCCGAGATCGAGGAGACGCGCATCAAGGCCAGGGCGCTCCTCGAGGTGCTGCTCGGATCCGACTCGACCGGGTGA